Proteins encoded within one genomic window of Acidovorax sp. 107:
- a CDS encoding class I adenylate-forming enzyme family protein: MTNTTASAPFPPFRRVSDLLRDNAQQRPQANALADDDSALDWAALDALVDRVAASLQQTGLQSGDVVAVCAASSVRYAAVYLGALRAGVVVAPLAPSVTPEAMASMLGDAQARLLFADAQGRAAVPPAVMEGAGALPLVALDDAGAGTPWSEWLAPEGAAPQPVDVGPEHPFNIIYSSGTTGNPKGIVQSHGMRWAHLVRGLAQGYGPDSVTLLATPLYSNTTLVSFFPGLCWGGSVLLMPKFDALCYLQTAQQIRATHSMLVPVQYQRIMALPQFGEFDLSSFRAKFCTSAPFRAELKADILARWPGALYEFYGMTEGGGTCILAAHEHPDKLHTVGQPASTSDIRLIDEEGNELPPGATGEVVGHSPGMMTGYHRQPDKTREAEWFDATGKRFIRTGDVGRFDAQGFLTLLDRRKDMVISGGFNIYPSDLEAELRKHPAVEDVAVTGVPSEQWGETPVAFVCRRPGATEDAAQIMGWYNARAGKTQRLAALHFIDELPRSAIGKVLKRELRDLHRTLSH, from the coding sequence ATGACCAACACCACTGCCTCTGCCCCTTTTCCCCCGTTCCGCCGGGTCTCCGATCTGCTGCGTGACAACGCGCAGCAGCGCCCGCAGGCCAATGCCTTGGCCGATGACGACTCCGCGCTGGACTGGGCCGCGCTCGATGCCCTGGTGGACCGCGTGGCCGCATCGTTGCAGCAGACGGGCCTGCAGTCGGGCGATGTGGTGGCCGTGTGCGCTGCGTCGTCGGTGCGCTATGCCGCCGTGTACCTGGGCGCCCTGCGTGCGGGGGTGGTGGTGGCACCGCTGGCGCCGTCCGTCACGCCCGAGGCCATGGCGTCCATGCTGGGCGATGCCCAGGCGCGCCTGCTGTTTGCCGATGCGCAGGGCAGGGCGGCGGTGCCGCCTGCGGTGATGGAAGGCGCCGGTGCGCTGCCGCTTGTGGCGCTGGACGACGCGGGTGCGGGCACGCCGTGGAGCGAATGGCTTGCCCCTGAAGGCGCGGCGCCGCAGCCGGTGGACGTGGGGCCCGAGCACCCGTTCAACATCATTTATTCCTCCGGCACCACCGGCAACCCCAAGGGCATCGTGCAGTCGCACGGCATGCGCTGGGCACATCTGGTGCGTGGCCTGGCGCAGGGCTACGGTCCGGACAGCGTCACGCTGCTGGCCACGCCGCTGTATTCCAACACCACGCTGGTGTCGTTCTTCCCCGGCCTGTGCTGGGGCGGCAGCGTGCTGCTGATGCCAAAGTTCGATGCACTGTGCTACCTGCAGACCGCGCAGCAGATCCGCGCCACGCATTCCATGCTGGTGCCGGTGCAATACCAGCGCATCATGGCGCTGCCGCAGTTTGGTGAATTCGACCTGTCGTCCTTTCGCGCCAAGTTCTGCACCAGCGCGCCGTTCCGCGCCGAGCTGAAAGCCGACATCCTGGCGCGCTGGCCGGGCGCGCTGTACGAGTTCTATGGCATGACCGAAGGCGGCGGCACCTGCATCCTGGCGGCGCACGAGCACCCGGACAAGCTGCACACCGTGGGCCAGCCGGCCTCCACCAGTGACATCCGCCTGATCGATGAAGAAGGAAACGAGTTGCCGCCTGGTGCCACCGGCGAGGTGGTGGGCCACTCGCCCGGCATGATGACCGGCTACCACCGGCAGCCCGACAAGACGCGCGAGGCCGAGTGGTTTGACGCCACCGGCAAGCGCTTCATCCGCACGGGCGACGTGGGCCGGTTTGACGCGCAGGGCTTTCTGACCCTGCTGGACCGCCGCAAGGACATGGTCATCAGTGGCGGCTTCAATATCTACCCCAGCGACCTCGAAGCCGAGCTGCGCAAGCACCCCGCTGTGGAGGACGTGGCCGTGACCGGCGTGCCCTCCGAACAGTGGGGCGAGACGCCGGTAGCCTTTGTGTGCCGCCGACCGGGCGCTACCGAAGACGCCGCCCAGATCATGGGGTGGTACAACGCC